One part of the Paramormyrops kingsleyae isolate MSU_618 chromosome 2, PKINGS_0.4, whole genome shotgun sequence genome encodes these proteins:
- the LOC111858699 gene encoding spectrin alpha chain, non-erythrocytic 1 isoform X6 has translation MRSCRQSAAFTQDGKQIVLCIERGLCKADQMMDTSGTKVLETADDIQDRRQQVLDRYRRFKELSAQRRQKLEDSYRFQFFRRDADELEKWIQEKLQIASDESYKDPTNLQGKLQKHQAFEAEVQANSGAIVKLDETGNLMITEGHFAFEIIRTRLEELHRLWELLLLRTREKGERLLQAQKLVLYLRECEDALDWISDKEPIATSEELGQDLEHVEVLQKKFEGFQTDLAAHEERVNDVNQLAEKLVQEAHPEAALITRKKEEVNAAWKRLKDLAQQRQTKLFGSSEVQRFNRDVDETISWIREKEQLMASDDFGRDLASVQALLRKHEGLERDLAALEDKVNTLGTEAERLQQSHPQNATQIHLKRDELIANWEQIRTLAAERHAHLNDSYRLQRFTADFRDLTSWVTEMKALINADELANDVAGAEALLDRHQEHKGEIDAHEDSFKGTDEAGQALLNTGHYASEEVKEKLGVLAEEKESLLELWELRRQQYEQCMDLQLFYRDTEQVDNWMSKQEAFLLNEDLGDSLDSVEALLKKHEDFEKSLSAQEEKITALDEFATKLIQNNHYAKEDVATRRDALLSRRNALHERAQSRRAALEDSFHLQQFFRDSDELKSWINEKMKTATDEAYKDPSNLQGKVQKHQAFEAELSANQSRVDALHKSGQELLDARHYALDEVSARMGEVSAMWKRLLEATELKGIKLREANQQQQFNRNVEDIELWLYEVEGHLASDDYGKDLTGVQNLQKKHALLEADVAAHQDRIDGITIQARQFQEAGHFDADTIKRKQEALVARYEALKEPMAARKQKLADSLRLQQLFRDVEDEETWIREKEPIAASTNRGKDLIGVQNLLKKHQALQAEIAGHEPRIKAVSQKGQAMVEEGHFAGDEVKAKLAELSGKWEVLKGKASQRRQDLEDSLQAQQYFADANEAESWMREKEPIVGSPDYGKDEDSAEALLKKHEALMSDLSAYGSSIESLKEQAQACRQQVAPTDDETGKELVLALYDYQEKSPREVTMKKGDVLTLLNSTNKDWWKVEVNDRQGFVPAAYVKKLDPTQSSSRENLLDEQSSIAARQEQIENQSLVTKEAYSVSVRMKQVEELYGALLELGEKRKNMLEKSCKKFMVFREASELQQWISEKESALTSEEVASDLEQVEVLQKKFDDFQKDLKANESRLRDINNVASELEAEGLMAEETPVLQAQQQEMLGAAPGKDHPDSKNVSPWKSMRLTVQTVASFNTIKELNERWRSLQKLAEERSNVLGSAHEVQRFHRDADETKEWIEEKNQALNTDNYGHDLASVQALQRKHEGFERDLAALGDKVNSLGETAERLIQSHPEAVDDIQEKCTELNAAWSSLVGRADQRKAKLGSSHDLQRFLSDFRDLMSWINGIRGLVSSDELAKDVTGAEALLERHQEHRTEIDARAGTFQAFEQFGQQLLARGHFASPEIQEKLEALDRERADLEKAWVQRRMMLDQCLELQLFNRDCEQAENWMAAREAFLASDDKGDSLDSVEALIKKHEDFDKAINVQEEKIAALQSFADQLIGADHYSKPEISARRNEVLDRWRRLKAKMIEKRSKLGESQTLQQFSRDVDEIEAWISEKLQTATDESYKDPTNIQSKHQKHQAFEAELHANADRIRGVIDMGNSLIQRGACAGSEDAVKVRLSALDDQWQFLVNKSAEKSQKLKEANKQQNFNTGIKDFDFWLSEVEALLASEDYGKDLASVNNLLKKHQLLEADISAHEDRLKDLNGQADSLMASNAFDTSQVKDKRDAVNGRFGKIKSMAAGRRAKLNESHRLHQFFRDLDDEESWIKEKKLLVSSEDYGRDLTGVQNLRKKHKRLEAELGAHEPAIQSVLDTGKKLSDDNTIGQEEIQQRLAQFVEHWKELKDLAAARGQRLEESLEYQQFVANVEEEEAWINEKLNLVGSEDYGDTLAAVQGLLKKHEAFETDFTVHRDRVSDVCSNGDELISKNNHHVDNISAKMKALRGKVSELERAAAQRKTKLDENSAFLQFNWKADVVESWIGEKENSLKTDDYGRDLSSVQTLLTKQETFDAGLQAFQQEGITNITALKDQLLAAKHVQSRAIEARHAALMKRWNQLLANSADRKKKLLEAQKHFRKVEDLFLTFAKKASAFNSWFENAEEDLTDPVRCNSLEEIRALRDAHEAFRSSLSSAEADFSQLAELDRQIKSYQVMSNPYTWFTMEALEETWRNLQKIIKERELELQKEQRRQEENDKLRQEFAQHANAFHQWLQETRTYLLDGSCMVEESGTLESQLEATKRKHQEIRAMRSQLKKIEDLGAAMEEALILDNKYTEHSTVGLAQQWDQLDQLGMRMQHNLEQQIQARNTTGVTEEALKEFSMMFKHFDKDKSGRLNHQEFKSCLRSLGYDLPMVEEGEPDPEFEAILDTVDPNRDGHVSLQEYMAFMISRETENVKSSEEIESAFRALSAENKPYVTKEELYQNLTKEQADYCISHMKPYMDSKGRELPSAFDFVEFTRSLFVN, from the exons ACCAGATGATGGACACTAGTGGGACCAAGGTGCTGGAGACGGCCGATGACATCCAGGACCGGCGGCAGCAGGTTCTGGACCGGTACCGGCGCTTCAAGGAGCTGTCGGCCCAGCGGCGGCAGAAGTTGGAGGATTCCTACCGTTTCCAGTTCTTCCGACGTGACGCCGACGAGCTGGAGAAGTGGATCCAGGAGAAGCTGCAGATCGCCTCTGATGAGAGCTACAAAGACCCCACCAACTTGCAG GGAAAGCTGCAGAAGCACCAGGCCTTCGAGGCAGAGGTGCAGGCGAACTCTGGAGCCATCGTCAAGCTGGACGAGACGGGCAACCTGATGATCACCGAGGGCCACTTTGCTTTCGAAATCATCCGG ACTCGCCTGGAGGAGCTGCACCGGCTGTGGGAGCTGCTCCTTCTGAGGACCCGGGAGAAGGGCGAGCGGCTTCTCCAGGCCCAGAAGCTGGTGCTGTACCTGCGGGAGTGTGAGGATGCACTGGACTGGATCAGCGACAAG GAGCCCATCGCCACCTCTGAGGAGCTGGGTCAAGACCTGGAGCATGTGGAGGTGCTGCAGAAGAAGTTTGAGGGGTTCCAGACGGACCTGGCGGCCCATGAGGAGCGTGTCAACGACGTGAACCAGCTGGCGGAGAAGTTGGTGCAGGAGGCGCACCCCGAGGCGGCACTGATCACACGGAAGAAGGAGGAGGTCAATGCCGCATGGAAGCGCCTCAAGGACCTGGCCCAGCAGCGGCAGACCAAGCTATTTGGGTCATCTGAGGTGCAGCGGTTCAACAG GGACGTGGACGAGACCATCAGCTGGATCAGGGAGAAGGAGCAGCTGATGGCGTCGGACGACTTTGGCCGCGACCTGGCGAGCGTGCAGGCCCTGCTGCGGAAGCACGAGGGCCTGGAGAGGGACCTGGCCGCCCTGGAGGACAAG GTGAACACCCTGGGTACAGAGGCGGAGCGGCTGCAGCAGAGCCACCCCCAGAACGCTACCCAGATCCATCTGAAGAGGGACGAGCTCATTGCCAACTGGGAGCAGATCCGCACCCTGGCAGCAGAGCGCCACGCCCACCTCAACGACTCCTACAG gctgcagcGCTTCACGGCGGATTTCCGCGACCTGACCAGCTGGGTGACGGAGATGAAAGCCCTGATTAATGCCGATGAGCTAGCCAATGACGTCGCCGGTGCTGAAGCCCTTCTGGACCGACATCAGGAACATAAG GGAGAAATCGATGCCCATGAGGACAGCTTCAAGGGGACGGACGAGGCTGGTCAGGCCCTCCTCAACACCGGGCACTACGCCTCCGAGGAAGTGAAAGAGAAg CTGGGAGTCCTGGCTGAGGAGAAGGAATCCCTCTTGGAGCTGTGGGAGCTGCGCAGGCAGCAGTACGAGCAGTGCATGGACCTGCAGCTCTTCTACAGGGACACCGAGCAGGTGGACAACTGGATGAGCAAGCAGGAG GCCTTCCTCCTGAACGAGGACCTGGGAGACTCGCTGGACAGTGTGGAGGCCCTGCTGAAGAAGCACGAGGACTTCGAGAAGTCGCTTAGCGCACAGGAGGAGAAAATAACT GCCTTGGATGAATTTGCTACCAAGTTGATCCAGAACAACCACTATGCCAAGGAGGACGTGGCCACCCGTAGGGACGCG CTGCTGAGCCGACGTAACGCCCTGCATGAGCGCGCTCAGTCCCGCCGGGCCGCTCTGGAGGACTCATTCCACCTGCAGCAGTTCTTCCGTGACTCGGACGAGCTGAAGAGCTGGATCAATGAGAAGATGAAGACCGCCACAGACGAGGCCTACAAG gACCCCTCAAACCTGCAGGGCAAAGTGCAGAAGCACCAGGCCTTCGAGGCGGAGCTCTCGGCTAATCAGAGCCGCGTGGACGCCCTGCACAAGTCCGGCCAGGAGCTGCTGGATGCCCGGCACTACGCCTTGGACGAGGTGTCGGCCCGCATGGGCGAGGTCAGCGCCATGTGGAAGCGGCTGCTGGAAGCTACCGAGCTGAAAG GCATCAAGCTCCGCGAGGccaaccagcagcagcagttCAACCGCAACGTGGAGGACATCGAGCTGTGGCTGTATGAGGTGGAGGGCCACCTGGCCTCCGACGACTACGGCAAGGACCTGACGGGCGTTCAGAACCTGCAGAAGAAGCACGCCCTGCTGGAAGCCGACGTGGCCGCCCACCAG GACCGCATAGACGGCATCACCATCCAGGCCCGGCAGTTCCAGGAGGCGGGCCACTTCGACGCCGACACCATCAAGCGGAAGCAGGAGGCGCTGGTGGCCCGCTACGAGGCGCTGAAGGAGCCCATGGCCGCACGCAAGCAGAAGCTGGCCGACTCGCTGCGCCTGCAGCAACTCTTCCGCGACGTGGAGGATGAGGAGACCTGGATCCGTGAGAAGGAGCCCATCGCCGCTTCCACCAACAGGG GGAAGGACTTGATTGGTGTGCAGAATCTTCTGAAGAAGCACCAGGCACTGCAGGCCGAGATCGCAGGCCACGAGCCTCGGATCAAGGCCGTCTCTCAGAAGGGCCAGGCCATGGTGGAAGAGG GTCACTTTGCCGGGGACGAGGTGAAGGCCAAGCTGGCGGAGTTGAGCGGGAAGTGGGAGGTGCTGAAGGGGAAGGCATCCCAGCGTCGCCAGGACCTGGAGGACTCACTGCAGGCACAGCAGTACTTTGCCGACGCCAACGAGGCTGAGTCATGGATGCGGGAGAAGGAGCCCATCGTGGGGAGCCCTGACTACGGCAAGGACGAGGACTCTGCCGAG gctctGTTGAAGAAGCACGAGGCCCTGATGTCTGACCTGAGTGCCTACGGTAGCAGCATCGAGTCCCTGAAGGAGCAGGCCCAGGCTTGCAGG CAACAAGTGGCTCCCACGGATGATGAGACGGGCAAGGAGCTGGTGCTGGCCCTCTACGACTACCAGGAGAAGAGCCCCCGCGAGGTCACCATGAAGAAGGGCGACGTCCTCACCCTGCTCAACAGCACCAACAAG GACTGGTGGAAGGTGGAAGTGAACGACCGGCAAGGCTTCGTGCCGGCCGCCTATGTGAAGAAGCTGGACCCCACGCAGTCCTCATCCCGCGAGAATCTCCTGGACGAGCAGAGCAGCATCGCAGCGCGGCAGGAGCAGATCGAGAACCA GTCTTTGGTCACCAAGGAGGCCTACAGCGTCTCTGTGCGCATGAAGCAGGTGGAAGAATT GTATGGTGCCCTGCTGGAGCTGGGCGAGAAGCGTAAGAACATGCTGGAGAAGAGCTGCAAGAAGTTCATGGTGTTCCGCGAGGCCAGCGAGCTGCAGCAATGGATCAGCGAGAAGGAGAGCGCCCTCACCAGCGAGGAGGTGGCCTCTGACCTGGAGCAGGTGGAGGTGCTGCAGAAGAAGTTTGATGACTTCCAGAAG GACCTGAAGGCCAACGAGTCACGCCTCCGCGACATCAACAACGTGGCATCGGAGCTGGAGGCCGAGGGGCTGATGGCCGAGGAGACGCCCGTCCTGCAGGCGCAG CAACAGGAGATGTTAGGTGCAGCTCCTGGAAAG GATCACCCTGATTCCAAAAATGTCTCCCCATGGAAG TCTATGCGTTTGACTGTACAAACGGTGGCTAGTTTTAACACCATCAAG GAACTGAACGAGCGCTGGAGGTCGCTGCAGAAGTTGGCTGAGGAGAGGAGCAACGTTCTGGGCAGCGCTCACGAGGTGCAGAGGTTCCACAG GGATGCCGACGAGACCAAGGAGTGGATCGAGGAGAAGAATCAGGCCCTGAACACCGACAATTACGGCCATGACCTGGCCAGCGTGCAGGCTCTCCAGCGCAAACACGAGGGCTTCGAGAGAGACCTGGCCGCTCTGGGAGACAAG GTGAACTCCCTGGGCGAGACGGCGGAGCGGCTGATCCAGTCACACCCAGAGGCAGTGGATGACATCCAGGAGAAGTGCACGGAGCTGAACGCGGCCTGGAGCAGCCTGGTGGGCCGAGCCGACCAGCGCAAGGCCAAGCTGGGCAGCTCCCACGACCTGCAGCGGTTCCTCAGCGATTTCAG GGACCTGATGTCCTGGATCAATGGGATTCGGGGGCTGGTGTCGTCGGATGAGCTAGCCAAGGACGTGACGGGAGCAGAGGCTCTGCTGGAGAGGCACCAG GAGCACCGCACAGAGATTGACGCCCGCGCCGGAACTTTCCAAGCCTTCGAACAGTTCGGCCAGCAGCTGCTGGCACGCGGCCACTTTGCCAGCCCTGAGATACAGGAGAAGCTGGAGGCATTGGATCGTGAGCGGGCCGACCTGGAGAAGGCCTGGGTGCAGAGGCGCATGATGCTGGACCAGTGCCTGGAGCTGCAG TTGTTCAACCGCGACTGCGAGCAGGCTGAGAACTGGATGGCAGCCCGCGAGGCCTTCCTGGCGAGCGATGACAAGGGCGACTCCCTGGACAGCGTGGAGGCGCTCATCAAGAAGCACGAGGACTTCGACAAGGCCATCAACGTGCAGGAGGAGAAGATCGCAGCCTTGCAGTCGTTCGCTGACCAGCTCATTGGGGCCGACCACTACTCCAAGCCAGAGATATCGGCTCGCCGGAATGAGGTCTTGGACAG GTGGCGCCGGCTGAAGGCCAAGATGATTGAAAAGCGCTCCAAGCTGGGCGAGTCGCAGACCCTGCAGCAGTTCAGCCGCGACGTGGATGAGATCGAGGCCTGGATCAGCGAGAAGCTGCAGACCGCCACCGACGAGTCCTACAAGGATCCCACCAACATCCAG AGCAAACACCAGAAGCACCAGGCCTTTGAGGCGGAGCTGCACGCCAACGCTGACCGCATCCGTGGGGTGATTGACATGGGCAACTCACTCATCCAGAGGGGGGCCTGTGCAGGGAGCGAGGACGCTGTCAAG GTGCGGCTCAGTGCCCTGGATGACCAGTGGCAGTTCCTGGTGAATAAGTCTGCAGAGAAGAGCCAGAAGCTGAAGGAGGCCAACAAGCAGCAGAACTTCAACACAGGCATCAAGGACTTTGACTTCTGGCTCTCTGAG GTGGAGGCTCTGCTTGCCTCTGAGGATTATGGGAAGGACTTGGCCTCTGTCAACAACCTGCTGAAAAAACACCAGCTTCTGGAGGCTGACATCTCTGCCCACGAG GACCGCCTGAAGGACCTGAATGGTCAGGCTGACAGCCTGATGGCCAGCAACGCATTTGACACCTCCCAGGTGAAGGACAAGCGTGACGCGGTCAACGGACGCTTCGGCAAGATCAAGAGCATGGCTGCTGGCCGCCGTGCCAAGCTCAATGAGTCGCATCGGCTGCACCAGTTCTTCAGGGACCTGGACGATGAGGAATCCTGGATCAA GGAGAAGAAGCTACTGGTAAGCTCTGAAGACTATGGCCGTGATCTGACAGGTGTGCAGAACCTGAGGAAGAAACACAAGAGGCTTGAGGCAGAGCTGGGTGCCCACGAGCCAGCCATACAG TCTGTGCTTGACACTGGTAAGAAGCTTTCGGACGACAACACCATTGGCCAGGAGGAGATACAGCAGAGGCTGGCTCAGTTTGTGGAGCACTGGAAGGAGCTGAAGGACCTGGCAGCTGCTCG AGGACAGAGGTTAGAGGAGTCGTTGGAGTATCAGCAGTTTGTGGCCAacgtggaggaggaagaggccTGGATCAATGAGAAGCTGAACTTGGTGGGAAGTGAAGATTATGGGGACACTTTGGCCGCTGTGCAG GGCTTGCTGAAGAAACATGAGGCATTTGAAACGGACTTCACCGTGCACAGGGACAGGGTGAGCGACGTGTGCTCCAACGGAGATGAGCTCATCAGCAAG AACAACCACCATGTGGACAACATCAGTGCCAAGATGAAGGCCCTGCGTGGTAAAGTGTCCGAGCTGGAGAGGGCGGCCGCCCAGAGGAAAACCAAGCTGGATGAGAACTCTGCCTTCCTGCAGTTCAACTGGAAGGCCGACGTGGTGGAGTCTTGGATCG GCGAGAAAGAGAACAGCCTGAAGACCGACGATTACGGCAGAGACCTCTCTTCCGTCCAGACGCTGCTAACTAAGCAG GAAACGTTCGACGCCGGGCTGCAGGCCTTCCAGCAGGAGGGCATCACCAACATCACGGCACTCAAGGACCAGCTGTTGGCGGCCAAGCATGTGCAGTCACGCGCCATCGAGGCCCGTCATGCAGCCCTCATGAAGCGCTGGAACCAGCTGCTCGCCAACTCGGCCGACCGCAAGAAGAAGCTGTTGGAGGCCCAGAAGCACTTCAGGAAG GTTGAGGACCTTTTCTTGACCTTTGCTAAGAAAGCCTCAGCCTTCAACAGCTGGTTCGAGAATGCAGAGGAGGACCTGACTGACCCAGTTCGCTGTAACTCCCTGGAGGAGATCCGGGCTCTCCGTGATGCCCATGAGGccttccgctcctcgctcagcTCCGCCGAGGCTGACTTCAGCCAGCTGGCTGAGCTGGACCGGCAGATCAAGAGCTACCAGGTGATGTCCAACCCCTATACCTGGTTCACCATGGAGGCTCTGGAAGAAACCTGGAGGAACCTGCAGAAGATCATCAAG GAGCGGGAGCTGGAGCTGCAGAAGGAGCAGCGGCGCCAGGAGGAGAATGACAAACTGCGGCAGGAGTTTGCGCAACACGCCAACGCCTTCCACCAGTGGCTGCAGGAGACCAG GACATATCTTCTGGATGG GTCCTGCATGGTGGAGGAATCGGGGACCCTGGAATCCCAGCTGGAAGCAACTAAG CGCAAGCACCAGGAGATCCGGGCTATGCGCAGCCAGCTCAAGAAGATTGAGGACCTGGGGGCGGCCATGGAGGAGGCCCTGATCCTGGATAACAAGTACACAGAGCACAGCACGGTGGGGTTGGCGCAGCAGTGGGACCAGCTGGACCAGCTGGGTATGAGGATGCAGCACAACCTGGAGCAGCAGATCCAGGCCAG GAACACCACAGGTGTGACAGAGGAGGCCCTGAAGGAATTCAGCATGATGTTCAA GCATTTCGACAAGGACAAGTCGGGCCGTCTCAACCACCAGGAGTTCAAGTCCTGCCTGCGTTCCCTGGGCTACGACCTGCCCATGGTGGAGGAGGGGGAACCCGACCCGGAGTTCGAGGCCATCCTGGATACTGTCGACCCCAACAG GGATGGTCACGTGTCCCTGCAAGAGTACATGGCCTTTATGATCAGCCGGGAGACGGAGAACGTCAAGTCCAGCGAGGAGATCGAGAGTGCCTTCCGGGCCCTTAGTGCTGAGAACAAGCCCTACGTGACCAAGGAGGAACTGTACCAG AACCTGACCAAGGAACAGGCAGACTACTGCATCTCGCACATGAAGCCGTACATGGACAGCAAGGGCCGCGAGCTGCCCTCCGCCTTCGATTTTGTGGAGTTCACCCGCTCACTCTTCGTCAATTAG